The Hydra vulgaris chromosome 11, alternate assembly HydraT2T_AEP genome contains a region encoding:
- the LOC136087322 gene encoding uncharacterized protein LOC136087322 isoform X1 has product MENNLLSYDKLSEVNNLNLLEKTTLSREGCWVTAETYDEVLLLIQRYETETVSKFSCYTAAKNFGNIDSSAKHHKIRWEDDAISFNGTPFMVLGSKVLDCMHGKDRKISFKEKYKMHSNEKKKSDHSFSKNYVMVQDTKKFNCSSQIKIKEIYQFPSFSNTEDTQWKRAQSSKCIKDAIKRCGNMEIGKRMFSIFFPLNVFITVTLLEMLLVYPSQ; this is encoded by the exons atggaaaataatttattatcttaTGACAAGTTATCcgaagtaaataatttaaacttactagaaaaaacaacattaagtAGAG AGGGATGTTGGGTAACTGCAGAAACATATGATGAAGTGCTTCTTTTGATACAAAGATATGAAACTGAGACAGTATCAAAATTTTCGTGTTATACTGCTGCTAAAAACTTTGGAAATATCG ATTCTTCTGCAAAACACCACAAAATTAGATGGGAAGATGATGCAATATCATTTAATGGTACTCCTTTCATGGTTTTAGGCAGTAAAGTGCTTGATTGCATGCATGGTAAAGATAGGAAAATATCTTttaaggaaaaatataaaatgcactcaaatgaaaaaaag aaatcaGATCACAGTTTTTCCAAAAACTATGTAATGGTTCAGGacaccaagaaatttaattgcagttcacaaattaaaattaaagaaatttatcaGTTTCCAAGTTTTAGT AATACTGAGGATACTCAATGGAAAAGAGCGCAATCCTCTAAATGTATAAAAGACGCTATAAAAAGATGCGGGAATATGGAAATAGGGAAAAGAATGTTTTCCATTTTCTTTcctttaaatgttttcataacGGTCACTTTACTGGAGAT GTTGCTGGTATATCCCAGCCAAtag
- the LOC136087322 gene encoding uncharacterized protein LOC136087322 isoform X2 has product MENNLLSYDKLSEVNNLNLLEKTTLSREGCWVTAETYDEVLLLIQRYETETVSKFSCYTAAKNFGNIDSSAKHHKIRWEDDAISFNGTPFMVLGSKVLDCMHGKDRKISFKEKYKMHSNEKKNTEDTQWKRAQSSKCIKDAIKRCGNMEIGKRMFSIFFPLNVFITVTLLEMLLVYPSQ; this is encoded by the exons atggaaaataatttattatcttaTGACAAGTTATCcgaagtaaataatttaaacttactagaaaaaacaacattaagtAGAG AGGGATGTTGGGTAACTGCAGAAACATATGATGAAGTGCTTCTTTTGATACAAAGATATGAAACTGAGACAGTATCAAAATTTTCGTGTTATACTGCTGCTAAAAACTTTGGAAATATCG ATTCTTCTGCAAAACACCACAAAATTAGATGGGAAGATGATGCAATATCATTTAATGGTACTCCTTTCATGGTTTTAGGCAGTAAAGTGCTTGATTGCATGCATGGTAAAGATAGGAAAATATCTTttaaggaaaaatataaaatgcactcaaatgaaaaaaag AATACTGAGGATACTCAATGGAAAAGAGCGCAATCCTCTAAATGTATAAAAGACGCTATAAAAAGATGCGGGAATATGGAAATAGGGAAAAGAATGTTTTCCATTTTCTTTcctttaaatgttttcataacGGTCACTTTACTGGAGAT GTTGCTGGTATATCCCAGCCAAtag
- the LOC136087321 gene encoding uncharacterized protein LOC136087321: MRIRLEVTVTKEIFQNSVCPTRSNKRFSPSNKIIWNYMLDAIQKKRHSSIDQECLIKKIEQWKIQNPRQRFFLRPKGMILKNEKKENDIETVKNCDSDDANEVFVEASSDSFLFVYQSEEMQRLLKKYGNEITLLDATYKTTKYSLPLFFLVVKTNVDYQTVGTFVCEGESSLNIQNALGKLKEWNPNWNPAYFMVDCCAEEINAIEFLHPECQVLICDFHREQAWERWFNKVNNGGSEIKVAMLCKLRKIARARSYEDLNTALVNLRASNHYQNPIHKNMVNWLEKQCLPQIERWAYFYRKDRLMVSINTNNGVERQNEMFKHTYLKKYQNSSLSSMLTVLIEGYFPDLYNRYCETNTRSSGNYRQYSSYLPSFLHNRPRQFVKHCLQKISLAQHIDLSGVSIREPGKFTCASFTNSGEFYHLFFGDSVSMPNCTCEDWKTTGYLCKHFFAIFNKYPSWNWYTLSKLYINSPFLNLDDEIAFAGKTTSATINQQLIKK; this comes from the exons ATGCGAATAAGATTGGAAGTTACTGTGACCAAAGAGATATTCCAAAATAGTGTTTGTCCAACCAGATCAAATAAAAGGTTTTCtccatcaaataaaattatttggaaTTATATGCTTGATGCAATACAAAAGAAAAGGCATTCAAGTATTGACCAAGAgtgtcttataaaaaaaatagaacagtGGAAAATTCAAAATCCTAGACAAAGATTTTTTCTTCGTCCTAAAGGAATGATATTAAAAA atgaaaagaaagaaaatgacATAGAAACTGTCAAAAATTGTGATAGTGATGATGCAAATGAGGTTTTTGTAGAGGCCTCATCTGATAGCTTTCTGTTTGTTTATCAAAGTGAAGAAATGCAAAGGTTATTGAAAAAGTACGGCAACGAAATTACCCTTTTGGATGCTACTTATAAAACCACAAAATATTCTTTGCCTCTATTTTTCCTTGTTGTAAAAACAAATGTGGACTACCAAACAGTGGGTACCTTTGTTTGTGAAGGAGAGTCATCactaaatattcaaaatgcTCTTGGTAAACTAAAAGAGTGGAATCCCAATTGGAATCCTGCCTACTTTATGGTTGACTGTTGTGCAGAAGAAATTAATGCTATTGAATTTTTACATCCAG agTGCCAAGTTCTCATATGTGACTTTCATCGGGAACAGGCTTGGGAGCGATGGTTTAACAAAGTTAACAATGGTGGCAGTGAAATTAAAGTAGCAATGCTGTGCAAGTTAAGAAAGATTGCTAGGGCTCGATCTTATGAAGATTTAAATACAGCATTGGTAAATTTAAGAGCTAGTAATCATTATCAAAATCCAATTCACAAAAATATGGTTAATTGGCTAGAAAAACAGTGTTTGCCACAAATtgag AGATGGGCATATTTTTATCGTAAAGATAGATTAATGGTAAGTATTAATACAAACAATGGGGTTGAACGGCAAAATGAAATGTTTAAACATACCTACTTAAAAAAGTACCAAAATTCATCCTTATCTTCAATGCTAACAGTACTTATCGAAGGATATTTTCCAGATTTATACAATAG ATACTGTGAAACTAATACAAGATCTAGTGGAAACTATCGTCAGTATAGTTCTTACCTGCCATCTTTTTTGCATAATAGACCACGGCAATTTGTAAAGCATTGCTTGCAAAAAATCTCTCTAGCACAACATATTGACTTGTCTGGAGTTTCAATTAGAGAACCTGGTAAGTTTACATGTGCGTCTTTTACAAACTCAGGCgagttttatcatttattttttggtgATTCTGTTTCTATGCCCAATTGCACTTGTGAAGATTGGAAAACAACTGGTTATCTTTGCAAGCATTTCTTtgccatttttaataaatatccaTCGTGGAATTGGTATACTTTATCAAAACTGTACATAAACTCACCATTTTTGAACTTGGATGATGAAATTGCATTTGCTGGAAAAACAACATCTGCCACTATAAATCAGCAACTtataaagaaatag